Genomic segment of Streptomyces roseifaciens:
CTCGGTGTGACAGGCGTGATTCTCTCCCTGCCCTGGCTGCGGTCCGCCCTCGGTAGCAGCCCCTTCGGCCGGTGCCCCCTGGCGCCGGTCGGCCTCCGCCACCCCCGGGACGGAGGCGGTTTTGGATACTCCCCCGGCGGGGGAGTATCCAAAACTCCAACTTGCTCGGCCTGAGGTCGAGTTGGATGTCACCTGCGGGTCCGAGGAGTTCGGGGAGGGGCGGCGGTTTGTCATCGCTTTTCACCGTCGGCGGCGCGCACCTGCTGCTGGAGTGCGGCGGCTAGGACCAGGACTTCGTCAGCGTCGCGCAGCAGCCACATGGTGCTCTCCGGGCGGATCTGGGCGAGCCACTGCCCGTCCGGTCCTTCGACGATGGCGTGTACGAGTCCGTAGCGCAGGAGTACGTCGGCCCAGGCTGCGGCCTCCAGGTCGGTGTTCGGTACGGGCATCACGTAGTGGGGCATTGCGGGTGAACTCCCTTGCAGTGCGGGGCGGGGCGGCGGCCCGGCCGGGTGTGGTCGGGCCGCTTGGTGGTGTCAGCGGCGGTATGTGTGCTGGTCAGCCGCATTCGCGGCAGCGGCGGAGATGCCGGTTCAGGGCCCGGGCCATGGCGTGGCGGGTGGTCTGGGCGCTGGTGCGGCAGGTCCGGCCCAGGGGGCTGGCCGGGGCGCGGTCGGCGCGGCTTTCGTAGCCGACGATGTCGCGTTCGAAGGCAGTCTGGATGGAGCGGAAGCGGTGGCAGTGGTGCACAGCGATGGCCTTTCGCGGGCATGTGGGGTGTGCGGCAGCCGGGGGCTGCGGCCGTCGCACACCGGGAAGGCGGGCGAGTGGGGCGGTCAGGCGGCGAGCGCGGCTTCGTCGCGCAGGCGCTGGAGGATCAGGCCGAGGCGCTGGTTGCTGACCTGGATCTGGTGCTCGCGCAGGCCGCTGCGGACGACGGTCCGGTTGATACGGCCATGGAGTGTGACAGCGGCGCGGGCTATCGGCAGGAGTTCTTCGATGTCCTGCTCTTCGCCGTCGCCCCCGGTCGCGGACCGGTCCGCGCTCTGTCGGTCCGCAGCATCCGCGGTCCGCTGGTCCGCAGTGGCATCGAGGGGAGCGGACTGGTTCTGCGGACCGGTCCGCTGGTCCGCACCCTCCTGCGGACCGGTCCGCACCTCTTCGTCTGTCGCGGAAGGTGCGGACCGCTGGTCCGTCGTGGACCGGTCCGCGGTCTGCGCCGACGGTCCGGAGGATGGGGTGTCCGCAGTCCGGGGACCGGGCCCCCGGACCGATGCCGTCGCGGACCGGTCCGCAGACGCGGTCCGGGGCAGCGGACCGGGTGTCCCTGGTTCCTGGGGGTGCGGCAGCGCCTGGTCGCGGTCGGCGGCAAGGGCTTCGTGCGAGGCCGACGCCTCGGGGAGCAGACCGTCGGGGGTCCCGGTCCGCGGTCCGCTGAGGGGGCGGACCGTCTCGGCGGACCGGTCCGCAGCAGTGGTCCGGAGCGAGCGGACGGGTCTGCTCGTCTGTCCGGCGCTGTAGTCCTGGTGCGGACCGGTCCGCACCGTGTTCTCCGGACCAGCTGCCGCACGGCTTCGGTCCGCGGACCGGTCCGCAAGGGCGGTCCGCTGGTCCGCACATGCTGGCTGGTCCGTGCGGACCGGTCCGTGCGCCGCCTCGGTGCGGGCGGGCTGGTGGCGGGTGATCAGGATGTAGAGGTGGACCGCGCCGGCGAGGGCGAGCGGGGCTAGGGTGGACAGGACGCCGACGGTGACGTCACCGAGCCGCAGTCCGGCAGTTTCGGCGTGGTGCAGCTGGTTGAGCCGGATAGCGTGCAGGGCGTTGGCCCAGATGCTCGCGGCGGTTGCGGTGCCGAACAGGGCCCACACGTAGAGCCGTGCGCGCCAGGGAGCGGTGCGGGTGAGGATCAGGGCTCGGACGCCGTAGCCGATGAAGCCGTCGATGACCAGTGGATAGAGGTAGGTGAGCAGGCCGCGGATGTGGATGGCGACGGCCATCTGCTGGAGTGCGTCGTAGGACAGGGCGCATCCGGCGGCGCCGAGAGCGAGGATGGCTGCGCGGTCCCAGTCGCCGACCGCCGTGGTGGTGTTGCCGGTGGGGGTCACGCGGCCTCGCCGAGGCTGTGGCGGTCGATGATCTGGCTCAGGCTTCCGGGCACCGCTGTGGTGCCGGAGGTGGCAGCGTCGGCAGGCTCGTCGTTGCCGCCTGTCTCGTGCCAGTAGCGGTCGCGGTCCTCGATCTCGTTGTGTGCGTTGCGCAGCAGGTCAGTGGCCCAGTCCTGACTGACCTTCAGAGTCCAGGCGAGCTGTTCGGCGGTGAAGCCGTGGAGGTAGGCGAGGCGGGCGACGGCGGCGCGCTCGGTGCTGCTGAGGTGGACGTCCAGGCCGCGCAGTGCGGCGGCGACGCGGGCCCCGTCCAGGCGGTAGTCGAGCTTGTGGTGCAGGGGCCGGCGTTCGTCCTCCGTCAGGCCTCCCCGGATGCCGTAGAAGCTCTCGCTCTCCAGGGCGGCGTCCAGGCAGATCCGGCGGACAGGGCACTGGGCGCACAGCGCCCTGGCCTGGGCGATGTCCTTGCGGGCGCGGGAGGTGGGGAAGAACAGCCGGTCGGCGACGTCGGGTTCGAGGCCGCCGCAGGCGGCCTTGTCGTGCCAGGACTGGTCACCGAGCCGCCGGAAGTCGGAGGCGGGCGTGGCGGTGGTGGTGCGGGCGTGCATGGGAAGGTGCTCCGTTCGCCCCCCGGGCGCGTGCGGACAGCGCTCAGCGCGGGGGTTCGGGTGAAGAGGATGCAGGAGGAAGCGGCGAGAGCCGGGAGCAGCCAGTCAGGCGGCGTTGTCCCGGCGGCGGTCGGGGCCGGTGAAGACCACCTGTTCGCACATGCCGGTCAGGCGGGACGCGACCCGGTCGCCGATCTGTGCCCGGAGGTCGCTTATGGGCAGGTTGCTGGTGACCAGGGTGGGCAGCTGGTGGATGCTGCGCTGGTTGATCAGCCGGTAGGTCAGTTCCTCGGTCCATTCCGAGGACTTCGCAGCGCCCAGGTCGTCCAGGAGCAGCACCGGGATGCGGATGATGCGGCGCAGCATCCACTCCGGGTCGACGCCCTGGCGCGGGCGCATCTCGGCGTAGAGGTCGGCGGCGGTGGTGGCGTGCCAGCGCACGTCGAGGCCGGCGCCGAGCAGGCTGCGGATCGCCCCGTACGCGGCATGGGTCTTGCCCCGGCCGGTCCGGCCGACCAGCAGCAGCGACGGGCCGTGGGTCACCTGCCGCCGTGCGGAGACGTTCGGTGCTTCCGCGGTGCGGGTGATCGTGCGCACCCAGGCGGCCACCCGGGGGTGGTCGGCGACTGCGTCCCGGTACAGGCGCGGGATCTGCCTCTGCGCCCGCTCGAGGGCGGGGATCGGTTCGGGCGTGTCGCTGACCGGCATCCCGCCCGGGGGCATGCCGCGCTCGGCGAAGATCCGCTCGAAGCGGGCGGCGATCGGGGCGGCCGACAAGGGCGCCGGATCGCGGTGGCGAGGGGGCATCAGAGCACCTCCTCGTACGCCGAGTCGTCCGCCGGGTTCATCCAGGGCGTGTACCCGCCACCTGCCCGAGCGGGCGTCTGCCGGGCGGTGGCGTTCATGACCTCGTTGACCAGGCTCGGCAGCACACTCGGGCTCAGCCCCTTCACCCGCAGCCGCTCCAACGCGGCGCGCAGGTGCTCGGTGGCGATGCCCTCGCCGAGCAGCTGGTTCAGCTCCCGCCCCAAGTGCCCGAGCACCCGCTCCGGCGGCCGGTGCTCACAGGCAGCGACGTACTCGCCGATCAAGGTCTTGGCCGAGACGGTCGAGGGCGCGGGCGCGGTGCGCCCCGAAGGTATGGATCCAGGATCCAAGATCCTAGATCCAGACGGCGAGGGCTCGTCGAGTCCTCGACGAGGGTCCGATGAGTCTTCGTCGAATGTGCTTTGACCTGCGGTTTCCTCGTCAACCGTGGAGGTGGCGCTCTCCGGGTGCCCGGCGGAAGGTGCCGGGGTGTCCGCAAGCGTTGGGGAGGGGGCGGTCTTCGGCGGCGAGGGCTGTTCGGGACTCGCGAGGACTCGTCGAACATTCGTCGAGGGCTCGACGAGCGCTCGGGGAGAGTTCACCGAGTCCTCGACAACGCGGACCGACGGTGCCGGCGCATGATCCGGCCGTGGCGTTTGGCCGCACTCACCCTTGCAGGCACCGCACCGCTTGTCCTGGTCGTGGGCGGAGCACAGCGGCAGCCGGGAAGCGCTGGGCCGGTCGATCTTCTGGTGCTTCGCCCAGGCCACGATGTGCAGGTACCCGCGGCCGTCGCATCCGGTGTACCGGCAGATCAGCCCGGCACTGGCGAGCTGCTGGAGATCGTCTTCGACGTCCAGCGGGGTGTGCTCGGGGCGCAGTGGCCACAGCTTGCCCGCGATGATCGCGGGATGGTCGCGGTGACGCCCGTGGTCGTCGGCCTGGGTGAGCAGCCCGAAGAACGTCCGCTCGGCGGTGACCGTGCAGGCCGCGAGGGACTCGGAGACGAACGCCTCTGGTTTGATCGTGCGGATGCGCGCCATGATCAGCGGCCCCTGTCAGCTGCGAGGCGCTCGGCACGCAGGCCATGGCCGGCGGCTTGGTCTGCCGAGGTTTCCTGCTGGTGAGCAGGCATGTAAGAATCGCTCCTTCGAGTGGGGCCGTCCGGGATGCCTCGTCCAAAGGGTCCGGATCGGCTCTGGTTGTGACCTCCTCGCCTTTGCAGAGGCGGGAGTGTCGTTGTGGTTGGCGCCTGAGAGTTACCGCTCTCGGGCGCCAGCTCGTATCTGCGTCTGTCGTGGCGCCGAGTGAACCACCCTTTCTCCCCGGACCTCCCTGGCCGCGGGGACCAGCACCATACGGTCAGCATTCCGCCACAGTCCAGCGGTTGCTACTGCCTCTGACCAGCGGCGGAACACTCCGGTGTCGCGAGCCGTGAAAAACTTACACCCCAGTTACACCGCGTGGCCAACTGGAGTGTTCGACCTCGGGCTGGCGCTACACTGGAGTGGTGATCGCTAAGTTGACCGGTGACCCGGGTGAGGGGAGGGCGGAGATGGCAGACGGTTCGGAGAAGACGTTCGCTGAGCTTCTGGAGCACCTGTTCCAGGAGATCCATCCACCCGGGCGCGGCTCGTACACCAATGCGGAGGTCGCGGAGGCGATCACCAAGGCTGCCGCGAGCGGTGGCAAGGGCATCTCCGCCAGCGCCATCGCGCAGCTGCGCGCCGGGCAGAAGAAGAACCCGATGATGTCGACGATCAAGGCCCTCGCCGACTTCTTCGGCGTCGAGCCCGGGTACTTCTTCGACCAGGCAGCGAAGGAGCGGACGGAAGCCGAGATCGCACTGGTCGCCGCAATGCGCGATCAGGACGTACGGCGCGTCGCCCTGCGCGCGAAGGGGCTGTCCGGGAACAGCCTGAGCATGGTCACGGCGCTCATCGAGCAGGCCCGGAGCCTCGAAGGGCTGTCCGACGGTGAGTCGACGCACGGTCTGGATCTCAGCCAGTAGCCTGCCCGGGGTAAGACGCTGCGCTGGCTTATGGCCGGCTCGGTGTCCAATCGCGCATGAGCACGATGAAGCGCAGCTGCGTATTGCGCAACGGGGCCAGGGCCATGATTCTCACTGGCACCTCTTCCCTCTGATGGTAAGGAAGGCGCAGGCGCCGGATATCCCCATCAGGATGTACCTGGGTCCGGTTCTCCTTCCAGAGCTCGGCCGCCTCTGCGTTTCCAGCGAGGATGTCGTCTCGGAGCTTCGTCAGCTCCTTACTCTTCGGGTTATGCGCGATGGCCACCCGGATTTGCGCGAGAAAGGGATCCGCCCAGTCGTCCCGCCAGTTGACCAGCTGCTCGCGGGCCTCCGGGTAGAGGAAGGCCCACCGCATGCTGTTCCGCTCGTATGGAATCCAGGGGAACCAGTCCGCCTGCTGATCGTTGTGCGCGACGATGTCCCACGAGAGATTGGTGACGTAGGCCGGGTTCCGGAGCTGGGTATCCAGGAGGGCTTGCATGCTCTCGTCGACCGCCGTGTCCACGGCCAGGCGGGGCGGCTCGGGCGTCCGGCCTACGGCCAGCTGGAACAGCACCCCGCGCTCGGTCTCGTCCAAACGCAGCGTCATGGTCAGCCGCTGCAGGAAGGCGTCCGAAAAATCCGCCTGCTCGCCCTTCTCCAGCTTGCGGTACCAGGTGACACTCACCCCCGTCAGGGTGGCCACCTCCTGCTGAGTGAGTCCGGATCGCAGGCGGCGTCGTTGCGTATCAATGCCGGGGATCCTCCGCGGGTCGAGCCTTTCGCGCCAGGAGACGAGCAGCTGCCCGAGCTCGTTCTCTGACGACCTGACACCTTTGAGATGTCTGTCACCGTTTTCCATGGTGCTCCCGGTCCTCCCTCTGTACGCAAGGGCAGCGGTCATTTCTGATCGTCCCCCCAGAATGGTCGATGCGCGAGCCAACTGGCGGGGTAATGGCGAGGGTAGGGGTTAACAGATCTTGCACACGAGGAGCCCTCGAATGGTCTAACGCAGGTAGCATCACACCGACTGTCGCCACTCCGAGTGGCGATTGTGGAGGTGCAGAATGCAGGGGCTGGTCATTGAGCGATCGGCTGCCACCGAAGTTCAATTCGAGAAAGTTTAATTTGCAATGTCGCGCTCTGTTCTTGTCACGGGGGGAAACCGGGGGATCGGACTGGCCATTGCCCGCGCGCTCTCGGCCGCGGGGGACCGGGTCGCGGTCACCTATCGCAGCGGCGAGCCGCCGGAGGGACTGTTCGGCGTGCGCTGCGACGTCACAGACTCGGACCAGGTCGCCCAAGCTTTCGCGGCGATCGAACAGGAGCAGGGGCCCGTCGAGGTCCTCGTCGCCAACGCGGGCATCACCAGGGACAACCTGCTCCTACGCATGGACGAGGCCGACTTCCTCGCCGTCCTGGACGCCAACCTCGTCGGAGCCTTCCGCGTCGCCAAACAAGCGGCCCGAGGCATGCTCCGCGCCCGCAAGGGCCGCGTCGTCCTGATCGCTTCCGCCGTCGCCCTCGCCGGCGAGGCGGGTCAGTCGAACTACGCGGCCTCCAAGGCCGGCCTTGTCGGATTCGGCCGCTCCCTGGCCAAGGAACTCGGCTCCCGCGGCATCACCGTCAACATCGTCGCCCCCGGCCTGACCGACACCGACATGACCGCCGCCCTGCCGGATGAGCGCAAGCAGCACATCCTCGAGCAGATCCCCCTGCGCCGCGCAGCCGCACCCGAAGAGATCGCCCACGCCGTCCAGTTCATCGCCAGCCCCGAGGCCGCCTACATCACCGGAGCGGTGATCCCGGTCGACGGCGGCGTCGCCATGGGCCACTGACCTACCAGCGGCACCAGCGGTAGCGCCACACGGCCGCGTTACGCGCCGGTGAGCGCTGGCGACCGCCGCCTTCGAGGCGTGCAATACCCACGCGTCGTGCCTGGACCGGGAAGCCCGGAACGACGCCGATGGGCCCTGCAGAGGGGCTTGGAGGAGAACATGGACGACCGGCTCCGCATGGACTGCTCGGAGCGGCTCGAACGCTTGAACCTTCCCCACCGCTTCGGCACCCAGCAGCTATGCGACGCCGTCGCCGAACTCCGGGGCAAGCCGATCGTGCTCCGTCCGATGGAGACTACGGTCACTGGCGACCTTCCGTGCGGCCTCCGCGTGGAGACTGCCACCGCCGACGTCTTGTACTTCGAACGGGGAACTTCTGCTCTCCACCAGATGCACATCCTCGCCCACGAAATCGGCCACGTCCTGTGTGACCACCCGGGCACCCTGTCGCTGGGTGACGGCGCGGACCAGGTCCTCGGCCTCAACCCCACGCTCGTACAGCGGATGTCCGGCCGCACCAGCTATCGCAACGACGACGAGCGCGAAGCGGAAATGATGGCCACCGTCATCCGTCAGCGGATCTACCGCGGCAGGGAACTACCACCCAGCCGACCCCACGACCGAACTGAACGCTGGGAAGCCCTGTTCGCCAGCTCCTCCCAGAAGAAGCGCAAAAGCCTGTGACTCCTCGCCTCATCTTCACCACTGCGGACATCCTCATGCTGGCGGCCATCTTCTGGTTCGTCCGGGGCCGCCGCTCGAACCGGCGGCCTGTGGGCGCGAACGCCATGGTCGCCATCTTCGCCTCACTCTGGGTGGCCTTCGCTGCGTACGCTCCGGCCGACCGGTTCGTCATCGAGTCGATCGTGCCGTATGCCTCCCGGCTTGTCAGCAACTGCGCCAGCCTGGCCGCCGCCACCGCGGTGCTGGCGTTCATGTTCCAGCTCAGCGATCCTGATACGGCACGCCGACGCATCCGCCTGCGGCTGATCTATCTCACATCCGCGGTCTGTGTGATGAGCGGGCTGTTCATCGCCGGGCAAACGGACCGGTTCTCGCCCCAGCTCTACGCACTCTACGTCTTCGTCTACATCACCTATCTGGGCATCACGGTCGGCGAGTTCCTCGTCCAGACCTGGAAGCAGTCCTGCCGCTCCCGCAGGCCCAGCCAGCGCATCGGGCTTCGCATGGCGTCCGTCGGCTGCGCCTCCGCCCTGGTGTATTGCGGCTACAAGATCTTCACCCTGCTGTCCTTCGGGTTCAACCTGGGCCTGATCATGCACAACTACCAGTGCTCCAGCATCGTCACCCCCGTGCGCTGCACGTTCAGTGTCGCCGCGCCAGCCATCGGCGTGCTGCTGGTCGTCTTCGGACTGACTCTGCCGGCACTGGCCTGGCCCATCAGTCAACTGGCTCGCAAGCGCTGGGAGGCACGCTCCTTCAAGGCTCTCGCACCCTTGTGGAGCGAGCTCGTCGAGGTCAGCCCCGACATCGTGCTCACCCCCACCAGCTCCGGCGAAGTCGCCGAAGAAGACGCGGACTTCTTCCTCCACCGCCGTGTCATCGAGATCAACGACGGCATCCTGACCCTGCGGGCCTACCGCTCCGGACGCGTCCAGCAGGCCACACGACACGCCCTGGCCCAGCTCGGTGAAGCCGACACCCTCCGTGGGTATGCCACGGTGGAAGCGGCTGTGCTCAAGGACGCCGTCAGAGCCAAGCACCGCGGCCTGAAGCCGAACGGCGACATCGCCCGGCCCGCACCCGGCACTGATGAACGCGATGGCAACCTCAAGGCCGAAACCGAGTGGCTGCTGCTCGTCGCCCAGGCATACGCCAACAGCGACGTCGTCCGCGCGACCACCCATGAGACCGCACACGCAAAGGAAGCCGTCCCCACACCATGAGCGACCCGCTGTCCTGCCCCGAGTTCCTCCAGAACCCCTACCCCTTCTACGACGAACTCCGGGCGACAGCCCCCGTGACCCCGGTGACCACCGGCTCCGCAGACAGGCCTAGCTACCTCGTGACCGGCTACGCCGAGGCGAAGGCAGCATTCACCGACCCGCGACTGTCCAAGGACACCGCACGGTTCTTCGCCAGCCGCCCCTCCAACCGCAACCTGCACCCCGCGGTCGCGCACAACATGCTCGCCACCGACCCACCCCAGCACACCCGGCTACGCCGCCTGGTGACCAAGGTGTTCACCACTGGATCCGTCGACCGCCTGCGCCCGTACATCGAGCACACTGTCGACCAGCTCCTCGACGACCTTCCGGAGACCAGTGAGGCCGACCTCGTCGCCGGGCTCGCCATCCCGCTGCCGGTTACGGTGATCTGCCAGATGCTCGGCGTACCCGAGGCCGACCGCGCGCAGGTCCGCACCTGGTCGAATGACCTCTTCGCTGCCGGACAGCCCCAACGGATCGACGCCGCTTCCCACGCCGTGGCCGACTACATGGCCGACCTCATCGAGGCTAAACGTCGAGCCCCGGACGACAGCCTCCTGTGCAACCTCATCACCGTCCGCGACGGAGGAGAACAGCTCAGCGAAGACGAACTCGTCTCCCTCGCCGTCCTCCTGCTCATCGCCGGCCATGAAACCACCACCAACTTCATCGGCAACGCTATCCTCGCGCTCCTCCAGCACCCCGAGCTCCTCGACCGCGTCCGCGCCAACCCCGGTCGGATCAGCAGCATGCTGGGCGAGCTGCTGCGCTACGACTCGCCCGTGGGCATCGCCACCTTCCGGTACAGCACCCAGGCACTCACCCTCGGCGAGACCGAGATCCCCGCCGAAGTCCCGGTGCTCATCTCGCCCGGAGCCGCCAACCGAGACCCCGCCCAGTACCCGACCCCCGACCGCCTCGACATCGACCGTGATGCCAGGGGACACCTGGCCTTCGGACACGGCATCCACCGATGCCTCGGCGCGTCGCTCGCCCTGGCCGAGGCGGAGATCGCCCTCCACGCACTCCTGACCCGATTCCCTGAACTTCGTCTCGCGGTGCCGTCCAGAGAGTTTCGGTGGCGACACACGCGACTCATGCGAGGTCTGGAGTCCTTGCCGGCGCTCACGCTGTAGCCCGGCGCCTCATGCCCGGGGTCTGACGCGGCCTTGCCGTGTTCTTACCGCGGCACTGTCACGGTTTGACGACGACCTTGCCGACCGCTTCACCGGCAGCCATCCGTAGCAACCCGGACGACACCACGTCCTTGAGGTCGATGACTGCGTCGAGGGTCCCGGCGGCGATGTGCGGGTGATCCTCGAGTAGCGCGAGCGCCTCGGGCAAGTCCTGGTCGCAGATGTGTACCTTCGAGGTCGACATCCGGATCTCGTCAAGGACGAGCCGGGTCAGGTTCAGGGGCGACGGATCGCGGTGCAGGCCAACGAGCCGGATGTGACCGCCGCGGCTCACCGCGGTCATGGCAGCATCGAGTCCCTTCGGGGTGCCGGAGGTTTCGATGACGATGTCGGCACCGTCGCCGCCCGTCGCGCGCCGAATCGCGGCAGCGGCATCCTCCTGGGACGCATCGATGAGCAGAGAGGCGCCCATCCGCGCGGCGACCTCCAGCCGAGCCGTCGAGACGTCGACGCCGATCGTGTCGATGCCGCGCGCGGTGCAGGCTGCCACGACCAGCGAGCCAATCCCACCGAGCCCGATCACCGCGATGCTTGTGCCGCGTTCGGCTCCGGTGCCGCGCACCGCGTGCAGGGCGACGGCCAGCGGCTGAGCCATGATCGCGACGTCCTCTGGACAGTTCCCGACAGGCCGGCTGATCCTCGCGGGAACGTTCACGCGCTCGGCGAGGCCGCCGTCCACGTGCAACCCCACCGTGTAGTAACGGGCGCAGAGGTTGGTCCGTCCGGCATGGCACCACCGGCACGTCCCACAGGAGACGCCCGAGCCAGGCACCACCAAGTCCCCAACCGTGAAATGTTCGACGTCGGCCCCCACGGCCGCCACCCGCCCGACGATCTCGTGGCCGAGCGCCAGCGGGCCGACGTGGCCACTGGCACGATGCGGGACGGTGAGGGGCACCAGGTGCGGGCCGGAGATAAATTCGTCTACGTCGGTCCCGCAGATGCTGGCGCGCAAGACCTCCAGCTGGATGTCGTGTGCTCCGGGTGGTGATGGGTCGGCCCATTCCTGGACTCGGACGTCGCGTTGCCCGTGATAGACGGCAGCTAGCATTGGAGATCACTCGATTCCGAGAGCGTGGAGCATCGGGAGCAGTTTCGCGCAGGTTTCCGCGTATTCCTCTTCCGGGTCGGAGTCGGCAACAATGCCGCAACCTGCATAAAGGGAAGCGATGTTGTCGTGGATCAGCGCACAGCGAATGGCGACCGCGAACTCACCCTGCCCTGAGCCATCAGTCCAGCCGATCGTGCCCGCGTACCACCCCCGCTCGAGGCCCTCGTTGTGCGCCAGCCAGTCCAGCGACTGTTCGCGTGGGTACCCGCCGAGCGCGGGAGTGGGGTGGAGGCGTTCGACGAACTGGAGGATCCCCAGGTCAGGCTGGACGCCGCGTCCTTCGACTACGGTGGCCAGGTGCTGGACGTTGGCCAGCTTGAGCACCGTGGGCTCGGGGCTTGCTTCGACGTGCGCACATGTGGGGTGCAGGGCATCGCGGAGCATGCGCACCACGACGTCATGCTCGTGCCGGATCTTGGCGCTATTCCTGAGCTGGGCCTCGAGTTCGGCATCGACCTGGGCAGTTGCACCACGAGGCGCCGTGCCGGCCAGCCCGAGGGCGTGCGCGGTGCCGTCTGTGAGCCGCACGAGATATTCGGGTGTGGCGCCGACGAAGGCGTGCCTGTCGTGCTCGACCGCGAACACGGTGGCGTCGGGGTAGGTGCTTCGCATGCTTTCCACCGCGGCGGGGACGTCGAACGGACCATCGGCGGTCACGCGCAGTTCTCGGGCGAGGACCACCTTCTCGAAGGCGCCGTTGCGTATGCGGCCGACGGCCCGGCCCACCAGGTCCTTCCACCGCTCGGGGGAGGGGAGTTCCTGGCGGTCGAGGAGTGACCCGTGTTGTTGGCGCCACACGCCGTCGGCACGAGGGGCGGCGGACTCCGGCAGCAGGCACAGTTCGGCCAGATGGACAAGGTCCTTGGCGATCTGCTCGGGTTCTCCGCCCGGGAACATCACAGCATTGAGCCGCAGCTCATCCGGTGCTGTTGTGCCGGTGGTGCCCGGTACCGTGGCGGAACTGCGCACCTGAAGGGCGGGAACCCACATCAGGGCGTCGGGTAAGGCGGTGGCGCCCGGTGTGGTGGAGGGAGCGAAGGAGAATCCACCCACGAGCACGGGCCCCTGTCCGGTTGGCAGCCCGATACCGCTGCCTCCGGCCACCGGTTCTTGGACCAGCTCCTCCCATGACGCGGCGACGGAGCGGATGCGATCCTCACCGTGGCCGGTCAGATCATGCGCCGCACCGATGGCGACGAGCGAGCTGCGGTCCCATCCCGACTGCCAGTACAGGGAGCGGTCGGCGGACTCGCGTGCACGGCTCCAGAGAGCGGCCGGGTCAACGTGCGGCAACGGGGCGGCCCAGCTGACGAGTACAGGAAGCTTTCGTTGGCGCGCTGCTGCGGCGGCCTGTCGACACATCGCAAGCAGCTCGTCGCGGGAGGCTTCGTCGAGCAGTTGCTCGC
This window contains:
- a CDS encoding cytochrome P450 family protein — translated: MSDPLSCPEFLQNPYPFYDELRATAPVTPVTTGSADRPSYLVTGYAEAKAAFTDPRLSKDTARFFASRPSNRNLHPAVAHNMLATDPPQHTRLRRLVTKVFTTGSVDRLRPYIEHTVDQLLDDLPETSEADLVAGLAIPLPVTVICQMLGVPEADRAQVRTWSNDLFAAGQPQRIDAASHAVADYMADLIEAKRRAPDDSLLCNLITVRDGGEQLSEDELVSLAVLLLIAGHETTTNFIGNAILALLQHPELLDRVRANPGRISSMLGELLRYDSPVGIATFRYSTQALTLGETEIPAEVPVLISPGAANRDPAQYPTPDRLDIDRDARGHLAFGHGIHRCLGASLALAEAEIALHALLTRFPELRLAVPSREFRWRHTRLMRGLESLPALTL
- a CDS encoding ATP-binding protein; this encodes MPPRHRDPAPLSAAPIAARFERIFAERGMPPGGMPVSDTPEPIPALERAQRQIPRLYRDAVADHPRVAAWVRTITRTAEAPNVSARRQVTHGPSLLLVGRTGRGKTHAAYGAIRSLLGAGLDVRWHATTAADLYAEMRPRQGVDPEWMLRRIIRIPVLLLDDLGAAKSSEWTEELTYRLINQRSIHQLPTLVTSNLPISDLRAQIGDRVASRLTGMCEQVVFTGPDRRRDNAA
- a CDS encoding helix-turn-helix transcriptional regulator, with translation MENGDRHLKGVRSSENELGQLLVSWRERLDPRRIPGIDTQRRRLRSGLTQQEVATLTGVSVTWYRKLEKGEQADFSDAFLQRLTMTLRLDETERGVLFQLAVGRTPEPPRLAVDTAVDESMQALLDTQLRNPAYVTNLSWDIVAHNDQQADWFPWIPYERNSMRWAFLYPEAREQLVNWRDDWADPFLAQIRVAIAHNPKSKELTKLRDDILAGNAEAAELWKENRTQVHPDGDIRRLRLPYHQREEVPVRIMALAPLRNTQLRFIVLMRDWTPSRP
- the fabG gene encoding 3-oxoacyl-ACP reductase FabG; amino-acid sequence: MSRSVLVTGGNRGIGLAIARALSAAGDRVAVTYRSGEPPEGLFGVRCDVTDSDQVAQAFAAIEQEQGPVEVLVANAGITRDNLLLRMDEADFLAVLDANLVGAFRVAKQAARGMLRARKGRVVLIASAVALAGEAGQSNYAASKAGLVGFGRSLAKELGSRGITVNIVAPGLTDTDMTAALPDERKQHILEQIPLRRAAAPEEIAHAVQFIASPEAAYITGAVIPVDGGVAMGH
- a CDS encoding DUF2637 domain-containing protein: MTPTGNTTTAVGDWDRAAILALGAAGCALSYDALQQMAVAIHIRGLLTYLYPLVIDGFIGYGVRALILTRTAPWRARLYVWALFGTATAASIWANALHAIRLNQLHHAETAGLRLGDVTVGVLSTLAPLALAGAVHLYILITRHQPARTEAAHGPVRTDQPACADQRTALADRSADRSRAAAGPENTVRTGPHQDYSAGQTSRPVRSLRTTAADRSAETVRPLSGPRTGTPDGLLPEASASHEALAADRDQALPHPQEPGTPGPLPRTASADRSATASVRGPGPRTADTPSSGPSAQTADRSTTDQRSAPSATDEEVRTGPQEGADQRTGPQNQSAPLDATADQRTADAADRQSADRSATGGDGEEQDIEELLPIARAAVTLHGRINRTVVRSGLREHQIQVSNQRLGLILQRLRDEAALAA
- a CDS encoding MAB_1171c family putative transporter, whose amino-acid sequence is MLAAIFWFVRGRRSNRRPVGANAMVAIFASLWVAFAAYAPADRFVIESIVPYASRLVSNCASLAAATAVLAFMFQLSDPDTARRRIRLRLIYLTSAVCVMSGLFIAGQTDRFSPQLYALYVFVYITYLGITVGEFLVQTWKQSCRSRRPSQRIGLRMASVGCASALVYCGYKIFTLLSFGFNLGLIMHNYQCSSIVTPVRCTFSVAAPAIGVLLVVFGLTLPALAWPISQLARKRWEARSFKALAPLWSELVEVSPDIVLTPTSSGEVAEEDADFFLHRRVIEINDGILTLRAYRSGRVQQATRHALAQLGEADTLRGYATVEAAVLKDAVRAKHRGLKPNGDIARPAPGTDERDGNLKAETEWLLLVAQAYANSDVVRATTHETAHAKEAVPTP
- a CDS encoding helix-turn-helix domain-containing protein; the protein is MADGSEKTFAELLEHLFQEIHPPGRGSYTNAEVAEAITKAAASGGKGISASAIAQLRAGQKKNPMMSTIKALADFFGVEPGYFFDQAAKERTEAEIALVAAMRDQDVRRVALRAKGLSGNSLSMVTALIEQARSLEGLSDGESTHGLDLSQ
- a CDS encoding WhiB family transcriptional regulator, with product MHARTTTATPASDFRRLGDQSWHDKAACGGLEPDVADRLFFPTSRARKDIAQARALCAQCPVRRICLDAALESESFYGIRGGLTEDERRPLHHKLDYRLDGARVAAALRGLDVHLSSTERAAVARLAYLHGFTAEQLAWTLKVSQDWATDLLRNAHNEIEDRDRYWHETGGNDEPADAATSGTTAVPGSLSQIIDRHSLGEAA